In the Candidatus Electrothrix rattekaaiensis genome, one interval contains:
- a CDS encoding prepilin-type N-terminal cleavage/methylation domain-containing protein produces MENRIQQDGFTLIETMIAMVVFTIGILGLFGMQTSAIKENLTANSVTSGSAWAMDQVEQLLNQDYENLPDTDGDGNNCGGLDDWGGAADGRKVSGTVEPIYNIYWNIARGCSLTNVTFISGTPENEIYSPKHLRIIVTRNNGGGGGEREFAVFNYIKQNVL; encoded by the coding sequence ATGGAAAACAGAATTCAGCAGGACGGATTCACCCTGATTGAGACCATGATAGCGATGGTTGTCTTCACCATCGGTATCCTCGGTCTTTTCGGGATGCAGACCTCGGCAATCAAAGAAAATCTTACTGCAAACTCGGTTACCAGCGGGTCGGCATGGGCCATGGATCAAGTGGAACAGCTGTTGAATCAGGATTATGAAAACCTTCCTGATACTGATGGTGACGGAAATAATTGCGGAGGGTTGGACGACTGGGGCGGTGCGGCAGACGGGCGTAAAGTGAGCGGTACTGTCGAACCGATTTACAATATTTATTGGAATATTGCACGGGGATGTAGCTTAACTAATGTTACGTTTATTTCCGGTACCCCTGAAAATGAGATATACAGCCCGAAACATCTGCGGATTATCGTGACTAGAAACAATGGTGGTGGTGGTGGTGAGAGAGAATTCGCAGTCTTTAATTATATTAAACAGAATGTACTTTAA
- the aroB gene encoding 3-dehydroquinate synthase, whose protein sequence is MAETVVTVGLDERSYPIRISSGLLAEIGSDLRQKNIGTKYGVIADDTVAELYGKQCLQSLESAGLQAELITFPHGEANKHMGTVTALASELAQRGFDRGDALIALGGGVTGDITGFLAALYMRGIPFVQVPTTLLSQVDSSVGGKTGVDLPEGKNLVGVFYQPKAVYIDTDVLQTLPLDELQGGLAEVIKYGVIHDADFFAFLEKNRDAVFALQQDVLTQLIARCCEIKAWVVEQDEREGGLRRILNFGHTIGHAVEAASDFQLIHGKSVAIGMCAAAELAVRTGCLAEQDACAIRELIEQYELPVSVPAELDRQLIKKYLRNDKKTVSGRVFYVLPEAIGKVMITDQVSDHDVDAVIACPVE, encoded by the coding sequence ATGGCGGAAACCGTAGTAACCGTAGGGCTGGACGAGAGGAGTTACCCTATTCGAATCAGTTCAGGATTGTTGGCGGAAATTGGATCTGATCTCAGGCAAAAAAATATAGGAACAAAATACGGGGTCATTGCCGATGATACTGTTGCGGAGTTATATGGCAAGCAATGCCTGCAATCCTTAGAGTCAGCCGGTCTCCAAGCTGAGCTTATCACCTTTCCTCATGGTGAAGCAAATAAACATATGGGAACAGTGACCGCCTTGGCCAGCGAATTAGCGCAGCGTGGTTTTGATCGGGGCGACGCCTTGATCGCTCTAGGTGGTGGGGTGACTGGTGATATTACCGGTTTTCTTGCTGCTCTATATATGCGTGGTATTCCCTTTGTTCAGGTGCCGACAACGCTTTTGTCGCAGGTGGACAGCTCTGTCGGGGGAAAGACCGGTGTTGATCTACCAGAGGGAAAGAATTTAGTTGGAGTTTTTTATCAGCCCAAGGCTGTGTATATTGATACGGATGTTCTCCAAACTCTCCCTCTTGATGAATTGCAAGGCGGACTCGCGGAAGTGATTAAATACGGTGTTATTCATGATGCAGATTTTTTTGCTTTTCTTGAGAAGAATCGAGACGCTGTGTTTGCCTTGCAACAGGATGTCCTTACGCAACTGATTGCCCGGTGCTGTGAGATTAAGGCCTGGGTGGTGGAGCAGGATGAACGAGAAGGCGGACTACGCAGGATATTGAATTTCGGCCATACCATTGGTCATGCTGTGGAGGCTGCTTCTGATTTTCAACTTATTCATGGAAAATCGGTTGCGATTGGTATGTGTGCCGCAGCTGAGCTTGCTGTCCGAACCGGCTGTTTGGCTGAGCAGGATGCCTGTGCTATCCGGGAGTTGATTGAGCAGTACGAATTGCCGGTTTCTGTTCCTGCTGAGCTTGATAGGCAACTCATTAAGAAATATCTACGGAATGACAAAAAAACCGTTTCTGGAAGAGTTTTTTATGTCCTC
- a CDS encoding pilus assembly PilX N-terminal domain-containing protein, translated as MKKTINRLDNQEGFVLIAALLILLVLTVMGIAVNRGTMTEWRIAMNDREQKETFYEADAATELMAEVLVQNIACMGFNENSAGMVLPGAGSDHDVYIDHRAVGFWRFYAPNGTAVPSYGLDQDGDGVPDGVFDCDKDGDDVGDNVAMDYPCTATGESTVPAWNIVYPAAYLNGTFDWNETIEGESGEPFVNNKPFALVNIGGETKAKKGSALLMSAGYEGLGKSIAGGGTELVYNINVRQRGRNGSESVLCIKYAHILGNEGDCNYTGP; from the coding sequence ATGAAAAAGACAATTAATCGTCTGGACAATCAGGAGGGTTTTGTGCTCATTGCGGCCTTGCTTATCCTGCTCGTTCTTACCGTTATGGGGATAGCGGTTAACCGAGGTACTATGACCGAGTGGCGGATCGCTATGAATGACCGTGAACAAAAGGAAACGTTCTACGAAGCGGATGCAGCCACAGAATTAATGGCTGAGGTGCTGGTGCAGAATATCGCCTGCATGGGGTTTAATGAAAATTCTGCTGGTATGGTGCTCCCGGGAGCGGGTAGTGATCATGATGTTTATATTGATCATCGTGCGGTTGGTTTCTGGCGTTTTTATGCGCCTAACGGAACAGCGGTTCCCTCGTACGGTTTAGATCAGGACGGAGACGGTGTGCCTGACGGTGTCTTTGATTGTGACAAGGACGGTGATGATGTGGGTGACAATGTTGCTATGGATTATCCTTGCACCGCGACCGGTGAGAGTACGGTTCCAGCTTGGAATATCGTCTACCCGGCAGCATATCTGAACGGCACATTTGACTGGAATGAGACGATTGAAGGTGAATCAGGTGAGCCTTTTGTGAATAACAAGCCTTTTGCGCTTGTAAATATTGGGGGCGAAACAAAGGCCAAAAAAGGCTCTGCTTTGCTGATGTCCGCCGGATATGAGGGGCTTGGGAAAAGTATAGCAGGCGGTGGCACAGAACTTGTGTATAATATCAATGTTCGCCAGCGTGGAAGAAACGGGAGTGAGTCGGTTCTCTGTATTAAGTATGCCCATATCCTTGGAAATGAAGGGGATTGTAATTATACTGGCCCATAA
- the sat gene encoding sulfate adenylyltransferase: MSQLVAPHGGKGLVCALLHGSELVAEQEKAAGLKKVQVSARAKGDLIMMGIGGFSPLDGFMNKADWKGVCENFQMADGTFWPVPITLDITKEDADAIEMGEEIALEADGVIMATMKVTEKFEMTEADKKWECEKVFMGEGEESVDGNFWKIAPEDHPGVIMVMNQKDVNIAGPVKVLSQGSYPDEYPGVYLTPAETRAMFEERGWSKVAALQLRNPMHRSHEFLAKIAIEVCDGVLIHSLIGNLKAGDIPAETRVKAIEILIDNYFVKDNVINGGYPLDMRYAGPREGLLHATFRQNYGITDMLIGRDHAGVGDFYGLFEAQEIFDRVPKTGEAGKDLLCQPMKIDWTFYCHKCDGMASLRTCNHTKEDRVILSGTKLRKALSEGAEIVDHFGRDEVLDHLKTYYAGLTEKVEVKMQGAASGESM, from the coding sequence ATGTCTCAATTGGTAGCCCCTCACGGCGGAAAAGGTCTTGTTTGCGCTCTGCTGCATGGCAGCGAGCTGGTCGCTGAGCAGGAAAAAGCGGCAGGTTTGAAAAAAGTGCAGGTAAGTGCTCGTGCTAAAGGCGACCTGATCATGATGGGTATCGGTGGGTTCTCTCCGCTGGACGGCTTCATGAACAAGGCTGACTGGAAAGGCGTTTGTGAGAATTTCCAGATGGCTGACGGCACCTTCTGGCCTGTACCCATTACCCTGGATATCACCAAAGAAGATGCAGATGCCATTGAAATGGGTGAAGAAATCGCTCTTGAAGCAGACGGCGTGATCATGGCCACCATGAAGGTCACTGAGAAGTTTGAAATGACCGAGGCTGATAAGAAATGGGAATGTGAAAAAGTCTTCATGGGCGAAGGTGAAGAGTCTGTGGACGGAAATTTCTGGAAGATTGCACCGGAAGATCACCCCGGCGTTATCATGGTAATGAACCAGAAAGATGTAAACATTGCTGGCCCGGTAAAAGTTCTCTCTCAGGGAAGTTATCCAGATGAGTATCCCGGAGTTTACCTGACGCCAGCAGAGACCCGCGCTATGTTTGAAGAGCGTGGGTGGTCCAAGGTTGCTGCTCTTCAGCTCCGTAACCCCATGCATCGCTCCCATGAGTTCCTGGCCAAGATTGCTATTGAAGTCTGTGACGGCGTTTTGATTCACTCTTTGATCGGTAACCTCAAGGCCGGTGATATCCCGGCAGAGACCCGTGTCAAAGCGATTGAGATTCTGATCGACAACTACTTTGTTAAAGATAACGTCATCAACGGTGGTTACCCACTGGATATGCGTTACGCCGGTCCACGTGAAGGCCTCCTGCATGCTACCTTCCGTCAGAACTACGGTATCACCGATATGCTGATTGGCCGCGATCATGCCGGTGTGGGTGATTTCTACGGTCTGTTCGAAGCTCAGGAGATCTTTGATCGTGTTCCGAAGACCGGCGAGGCTGGAAAAGATCTGCTCTGTCAGCCCATGAAGATTGACTGGACCTTCTATTGCCACAAGTGTGACGGTATGGCTTCTCTGCGTACCTGTAACCACACTAAAGAAGATCGCGTTATCCTTTCCGGTACCAAACTGCGTAAGGCACTATCTGAGGGTGCTGAAATCGTGGATCATTTTGGTCGTGATGAGGTTCTGGATCATCTCAAGACGTACTATGCTGGTTTGACCGAGAAGGTTGAGGTCAAGATGCAGGGTGCTGCTTCTGGTGAGTCTATGTAA
- a CDS encoding manganese-dependent inorganic pyrophosphatase: MAVYVTGHKNPDTDSVTAAIAYAELLKAGGEDAIASMQGEMNPETETVLKRFGVAAPEIMTDASGKTVALVDHSDLNQAPDNLSADSVVAIVDHHKIGDVTTNNPIFCCVKPVGCTGTVLKQLYDTEGVAVDPKVAGLMLSAILSDTVNFKSPTCTDQDKKAVAELKEIASVTDTDELFMEMLKAKSAVAGVPAKDLLNRDYKDFDMKGNKVGCGQLELATLDQVADIRDDLYKAMEEQKAAGGHHTILLMLTDVVKEGTDLVVLSDDASVVEGAFDSKLEGNSMWIPGMMSRKKQTIPNMQKAFGC, from the coding sequence ATGGCAGTCTATGTTACAGGTCACAAAAATCCGGATACCGACTCAGTTACCGCAGCCATCGCTTATGCCGAGCTACTGAAAGCTGGCGGAGAAGACGCTATTGCGTCTATGCAGGGAGAAATGAATCCAGAGACGGAAACTGTTCTCAAGCGTTTTGGTGTGGCTGCACCGGAAATTATGACCGATGCTTCAGGTAAGACTGTGGCTTTGGTTGATCACAGTGACCTGAATCAGGCTCCTGATAACCTCAGCGCAGATAGTGTTGTCGCCATTGTGGACCACCATAAGATCGGTGATGTTACCACAAATAACCCTATTTTTTGCTGTGTAAAGCCTGTTGGCTGCACTGGTACCGTTTTGAAGCAGCTTTATGATACCGAAGGTGTTGCTGTTGACCCCAAGGTTGCAGGCTTGATGCTGTCTGCTATTCTCAGCGATACGGTTAATTTCAAGTCCCCGACCTGCACAGACCAGGATAAAAAAGCCGTTGCCGAGCTGAAAGAGATTGCCTCAGTTACAGATACTGATGAGCTGTTCATGGAGATGCTCAAAGCAAAAAGTGCTGTCGCCGGTGTACCTGCCAAGGACCTGCTGAATCGTGATTATAAAGATTTCGACATGAAAGGCAACAAAGTAGGTTGTGGTCAGCTTGAGCTTGCCACATTGGATCAGGTTGCTGATATTCGCGATGATCTCTATAAGGCAATGGAAGAGCAGAAAGCTGCTGGCGGTCATCACACCATCCTGCTTATGCTGACAGATGTTGTGAAAGAAGGTACTGATCTGGTTGTGCTCTCAGACGATGCTTCTGTTGTAGAAGGTGCGTTCGACAGTAAACTGGAAGGAAATTCCATGTGGATTCCCGGCATGATGAGCCGTAAAAAACAGACCATCCCCAATATGCAGAAAGCTTTCGGTTGCTGA